GGAGCGCAGGAGCTTGAGCACCTCTTTGCCCACCACGTGTGGGTGAAATGTTTTTTCGTCCTGTGGACCACGGCGACTGAATCCCAGGATTTGCTGGACCAGATCCTTGGCGCGCCCTGCGGCCGCGCAGATCTGCTGCAGTTCCTGAGCCAGGGGTGAGCCTGGATCGATGTCGGTCAGAGCCATTTCCGCATAGCCCAGGATAGGGGTTAAAATATTATTGAAGTCGTGGGCGATACCTCCGGCCAGGGTGCCGATCGCTTCCAGTTTTTGAGATTGTCGGAGTTGTTCTTCCAGCATCAGACTTTTTGTGATGTCTTTGGCGATATGAACAAAACCGGAAAGCCGGCCGTTGTCGATAAAGGGGAAGGAGGCGACCTCAAAGGATTTCCCCAGTTTCTGATGGTGGATGATGGCTTGATGATGCCTCTGATCATGCCGGCTTCGCAGTTCGGGGCACCCGGAGCAGGGTGCGGACGCCTCACAGAACACTTCATAACAGAACCTGCCGATCAAGGCCTCGGGCGCCACCTGGAACATTCTTCCGGCAGCCTGGTTGGCTCGGACGATCCGCATGTCTGGGGTATGGATGGTGATGATATCGGCAATCGCGTCAAAGGTTTGCTCCCATTGATCCTTGGCCTCGGTGGCGTTTTTTTCCGACTGCTTGCGTTCGGTGATGTCGTGAACAAAGGTACAGATCAGATTGGGGCGGCCGTGATCATTATGGGCAATGGCGAATTTACTGACGTGCCAGATTCGCTTATGCCCATGTAATTCAATCTCCAGCTCCAGTTCCACCGCTTGACCGGTAGTGAAGATGGCGTCGTTGGCCTGGGACAGGCGCAGAATGTCCGGGGGAGAGAGATGACCCTCCAGATATTGTTTCAGGGTGCGTCGGTCGGGAAGAGAACCAAACAGTTCATCGCACTGCTTGCTGCAATCCAGCAACCGGCCATCCTGGTTGGTGATGGTTATCAGCAGTGGGGCGTGGGCTAAAATTCCCCGCAACTGGGTGGCGAGGATGCGGTGGGCGTCGCCGAAATGGCGGCTGAGCAACAGGATGCCACCGATTGCTATCAAGGTCAGGATGATAATCAGGATGATCAGTCTGATTATGGTTTTGCGTTGCTCCTTGTGGACTTTATCCATCTTGATGCCGATTCGCACCACGCCCATAAGCTCGTTATCCAAGGTGCTGCGGTAGGGTGAAACCACCTCCTTGATTACCTGGCCGTCGCAAATGCGATCAGCCGAAACAATTGTATTGTGATTCAGACTCAGGTCGCGAAGCCTCGTACTTTCCCGGCCCTGGAGGTAGGTGTTGTTTTCACCGGACCGGCTG
This window of the Pseudomonadota bacterium genome carries:
- a CDS encoding response regulator, which produces MAGRFENSQPAAPGVSLMTRAYTSSKNHHDRKLALSFGAIVLLLMLALFSLASHLFIQLYEKKEDRLSSMLATIFADSIAKVSFSGKYHTRLFVEEIQDRIPALAFISVENKEGKIMAHSRSGENNTYLQGRESTRLRDLSLNHNTIVSADRICDGQVIKEVVSPYRSTLDNELMGVVRIGIKMDKVHKEQRKTIIRLIILIIILTLIAIGGILLLSRHFGDAHRILATQLRGILAHAPLLITITNQDGRLLDCSKQCDELFGSLPDRRTLKQYLEGHLSPPDILRLSQANDAIFTTGQAVELELEIELHGHKRIWHVSKFAIAHNDHGRPNLICTFVHDITERKQSEKNATEAKDQWEQTFDAIADIITIHTPDMRIVRANQAAGRMFQVAPEALIGRFCYEVFCEASAPCSGCPELRSRHDQRHHQAIIHHQKLGKSFEVASFPFIDNGRLSGFVHIAKDITKSLMLEEQLRQSQKLEAIGTLAGGIAHDFNNILTPILGYAEMALTDIDPGSPLAQELQQICAAAGRAKDLVQQILGFSRRGPQDEKTFHPHVVGKEVLKLLRSSLPSTIEFKTDIDDNCGTILADSTQFHQIIMNLCTNAYHAMEKTGGILGLGLSRVIIDKDDHKVASSELIPGDYIMLSVSDTGCGMDRRTLERIFEPYFTTKIAGKGTGLGLSVVHGIVKSYGGQIGVYSEPGKGTTFRVYLPRTADQPILDEVTAGFRLPSGQGRILVVDDEQTITAMLRKILEGLGYQATVTNDSREALSLIEAQPSFFDLLITDMTMPYLTGIELAQKAMALNTELPIILCTGFSELINQEQAYAIGIQAYLSKPILIRELALTLHRLLTKDKNLNLSHSDQSRIMQRFYTPIIWQPSS